From Candidatus Manganitrophus morganii, the proteins below share one genomic window:
- a CDS encoding MFS transporter yields the protein MGKYQALLRRPGFQPFLWTQFLGAFNDNIYKIVVSMLAVRVATTSGSGYLPLVGAIFILPFLFFSGYAGHLADAVNKRKVLIATKLFEVFSMLVATAAFWSGRIEWMLGGLFLAALQATFFSPAKYGIVPEMLPDKELSRANGLLEMSTFLAIILGTSIGSILFSAWKENLLWMGLVLVVIAVAGALTSFQIGRVPDPESKKPIQINPWGEVGQGIRRLYRDKNLWLTVIGISYFWFLGALLQMDLLLIGKEVMQLNDFWIGILGTFLAIGIGIGSLAAGRLSGDKVELGLVPLGSIGMGLFSILLSQAGASYLGAASALVGLGLSGGLFVVPLNAFLQQKGGAEEKGQLIATNNFLNTIGVLFASAALWLLSDKLAISPDWIVFFFGLFTLAATVYLLKILPDFLIRFILWMLTHTIYRIRIKGQDHVPFRGPALLVCNHVSFADGLLVGACVQRFIRFLVFKGFFDIKPIGWLLRTMRAIPIAGGNRKEVVASIERAREELRQGHVVCIFAEGAISRTGNMLPFKKGFEKIVKDLDVPIVPVHLDGLWGSVFSFEKGHFFWKRPRRIPYPVTVSFGEPLPSTASAHEVRHAVMSLGSDAVQLRREKEELLHLKFMASAKSAWRQFCMADSTGKELTYGKALIGSLLLSKKIRRQCTDQKMVGVMLPSSVGGALANIAVLMAGKVPVNLNFTAGRDAIDAAIRQCEIKTILSSDTFLTKAKIERRSEIVSLEAISKTISAAEKVSVALITFLLPAWVLRRLFCPEKSEPDQMATVIFSSGSTGQPKGVMLSHHNILSNIESISQVFWITEKDRVMGVLPFFHSFGFTGTLWFPLIARFGAVYHPNPMDAKVIGEMVSKHQATILISTPTFYGGYIRRCSKEEFASLRYAIVGAEKLRAEVAEAFREKYDLDLLEGYGCTELSPVVSVNIPDVTHGREYQKGFCSGTVGHPVPGVTVKIVDLNTGETLPAGQEGLLLVKGPNLMLGYLHQQQKSADVIRDGWYHTGDIACIDEEGFIRITDRLSRFSKIGGEMVPHIKIEEAVNAILQNGNGAVTAIPDDQKGERLIVFYTDSSACPETLWSRLNESGLPKLWIPKRENFYSIEALPILGTGKLDLRTLKAMALARATCAGITQ from the coding sequence ATGGGGAAATACCAAGCGCTATTAAGACGGCCCGGATTCCAGCCTTTTCTCTGGACCCAATTCTTGGGGGCATTCAACGATAATATTTATAAGATCGTGGTGTCGATGCTGGCGGTGCGTGTCGCGACCACCTCCGGAAGCGGCTATCTTCCCCTGGTGGGGGCGATCTTCATTCTGCCTTTTCTTTTCTTCTCGGGGTATGCGGGACATCTGGCCGATGCCGTCAACAAGCGAAAGGTGCTGATCGCCACCAAGCTCTTCGAGGTCTTCTCTATGTTGGTGGCGACGGCGGCGTTCTGGTCAGGCCGAATCGAGTGGATGCTGGGTGGTCTTTTCCTTGCGGCCCTGCAGGCGACCTTCTTCAGTCCCGCCAAATATGGAATCGTTCCGGAGATGCTCCCGGACAAGGAGCTCTCGCGCGCCAATGGCCTGCTGGAGATGAGCACTTTTCTTGCGATCATCCTTGGAACTTCGATCGGGAGCATTCTCTTCTCAGCTTGGAAGGAAAATCTGCTCTGGATGGGTTTGGTGTTGGTTGTCATTGCGGTGGCTGGGGCGCTCACCAGCTTTCAGATCGGGCGTGTTCCTGATCCCGAGTCTAAGAAACCGATTCAGATCAATCCATGGGGAGAGGTCGGGCAGGGGATTCGGCGGCTTTATCGGGATAAGAATCTCTGGCTGACCGTGATCGGGATCTCTTATTTCTGGTTTCTGGGAGCGCTGCTGCAGATGGATCTCCTTCTGATCGGAAAAGAGGTGATGCAACTGAATGATTTCTGGATCGGAATTTTGGGGACCTTTCTTGCGATCGGCATTGGAATCGGAAGCCTGGCCGCCGGGCGGCTCTCGGGAGATAAGGTGGAGTTGGGACTCGTTCCGCTCGGTTCGATCGGGATGGGACTTTTCTCCATTCTTCTTTCGCAGGCGGGGGCCTCTTACCTGGGCGCTGCCTCGGCGCTCGTGGGGCTGGGCCTCTCCGGCGGTCTCTTCGTGGTCCCTCTGAATGCATTCCTGCAGCAGAAGGGAGGAGCAGAAGAGAAGGGCCAGTTAATCGCGACAAATAATTTCCTCAATACGATTGGCGTGCTGTTTGCTTCCGCCGCGTTGTGGCTTTTGAGCGATAAGCTTGCGATTTCTCCTGATTGGATTGTTTTCTTCTTCGGGCTTTTCACTTTGGCGGCGACGGTTTACCTTCTTAAAATATTGCCGGATTTTCTCATTCGCTTCATCCTCTGGATGTTGACCCATACGATCTATCGCATCCGGATCAAGGGACAGGATCATGTCCCGTTCCGAGGGCCGGCGCTGCTGGTCTGTAATCACGTCTCCTTTGCAGACGGTCTTCTCGTCGGCGCCTGTGTGCAACGGTTTATCCGATTTCTGGTCTTTAAGGGATTCTTTGACATCAAGCCGATCGGATGGCTCTTACGAACGATGCGCGCCATCCCGATCGCGGGAGGAAATCGCAAAGAGGTCGTCGCGTCGATCGAGCGGGCGCGGGAGGAGTTGCGCCAGGGCCATGTGGTCTGCATCTTCGCCGAGGGGGCGATCAGCCGGACCGGCAACATGCTCCCCTTCAAGAAAGGATTTGAGAAGATCGTCAAGGATCTCGACGTGCCGATTGTCCCGGTCCATCTCGATGGGTTGTGGGGGAGTGTTTTTAGCTTCGAGAAGGGGCATTTTTTCTGGAAGCGGCCGAGGAGAATTCCTTATCCGGTGACCGTCTCGTTTGGGGAGCCCCTGCCGTCGACTGCAAGCGCTCACGAAGTGCGACATGCGGTGATGTCACTCGGGAGTGATGCGGTACAGCTGCGGCGTGAAAAAGAAGAGCTGCTTCATTTGAAATTCATGGCGTCTGCGAAGTCGGCTTGGCGGCAATTCTGTATGGCCGATTCTACTGGAAAGGAGCTGACCTATGGCAAGGCGCTGATCGGCAGCCTGCTCCTCTCAAAGAAAATCCGCCGGCAGTGTACGGATCAGAAGATGGTCGGGGTGATGCTTCCCTCCTCGGTTGGAGGGGCCCTCGCAAACATTGCTGTCCTGATGGCGGGGAAAGTGCCGGTGAACTTGAACTTTACGGCGGGAAGGGATGCAATCGATGCGGCGATTCGTCAGTGCGAAATCAAAACGATTCTTTCCTCCGACACCTTTCTGACCAAAGCGAAGATAGAGCGGCGATCCGAGATCGTGTCCCTCGAAGCGATCTCGAAAACCATCTCAGCGGCCGAGAAGGTCTCTGTTGCTTTGATCACTTTCCTCCTCCCGGCATGGGTGCTCCGGAGGCTCTTCTGCCCCGAGAAGAGTGAGCCGGATCAGATGGCGACGGTGATCTTCTCCAGCGGCAGCACCGGGCAGCCGAAGGGGGTGATGCTCTCGCACCACAACATTCTCTCGAACATCGAGAGCATTTCGCAGGTGTTCTGGATCACGGAGAAGGACCGGGTGATGGGGGTGCTTCCGTTCTTTCACTCGTTTGGCTTCACCGGTACCCTTTGGTTTCCGCTGATCGCGCGATTCGGCGCCGTCTACCATCCGAATCCAATGGATGCAAAGGTGATCGGGGAGATGGTCTCGAAGCATCAGGCGACGATTCTGATCAGTACGCCCACTTTTTATGGTGGGTACATTCGCCGCTGTTCGAAAGAGGAGTTTGCATCGCTTCGGTATGCGATTGTGGGGGCGGAGAAGCTCCGGGCTGAAGTCGCGGAGGCCTTCCGCGAAAAGTACGACCTCGATCTGCTGGAAGGATATGGATGTACCGAGCTCTCTCCGGTGGTTTCGGTCAATATTCCCGATGTGACGCACGGACGGGAGTATCAGAAAGGTTTCTGCTCGGGAACGGTGGGTCACCCGGTCCCGGGGGTGACCGTGAAAATCGTCGATCTCAACACCGGCGAAACACTCCCGGCCGGTCAAGAGGGACTGCTTCTGGTGAAGGGTCCGAATTTAATGCTCGGCTACCTCCATCAGCAGCAGAAGAGCGCCGATGTGATCCGGGACGGGTGGTATCACACTGGCGACATCGCGTGTATCGATGAAGAGGGCTTTATCCGAATCACCGACCGGCTCTCGCGCTTCAGCAAGATCGGAGGCGAGATGGTGCCGCATATTAAGATCGAAGAGGCGGTGAACGCGATTCTCCAAAATGGAAATGGGGCGGTGACCGCCATCCCGGATGACCAGAAAGGGGAGCGTCTTATCGTTTTCTATACCGATTCCTCCGCTTGTCCCGAGACCCTCTGGAGCCGCCTCAATGAATCGGGTCTGCCGAAACTTTGGATTCCGAAGCGAGAGAATTTCTATTCTATTGAGGCCCTCCCGATCCTTGGCACAGGGAAGCTCGATCTGAGAACGCTAAAGGCAATGGCTCTGGCGAGGGCGACATGCGCCGGCATCACCCAATAA
- a CDS encoding sigma-54 dependent transcriptional regulator, producing MSARILIVDDERNLRRVLAAHLKREGWEVGEAVDGAEALERLAQGAWSLVITDLKMPNLDGLGLLEQTAARHPDLPVVLITAHGTIETAVTAMKRGAFDYITKPFDQEELLAVVRKALATGERQGRELRRPGPIGTASEIIGASPAIQAMLKMIDRVADSPSSVLIQGETGTGKELIARALHQKSQRASKPFIAVNCGAIPENLMESEFFGYEKGAFTGAASSKPGRFELADGGTLFLDEIGELPKPMQVKLLRVLQEQTLERVGGVKTIRVDVRLLSATHQDLKLKIKEGSFREDLYYRLNTVTLKLPALRERKEDLPLLTDHLLRKYSERLRRPLRGMSPEAQAALSIYDYPGNIRELENVIERGVLLSQGPLLRLEDLPEELHCTPSLTATEESSSPDRIKERMKSIKGQMEREMIVAALHETGGNVTLAAKQLGLSRKGLQLKMKAYQIRREE from the coding sequence ATGTCGGCGAGAATCCTCATCGTAGATGATGAGCGGAATCTTCGACGGGTGCTGGCGGCGCATCTGAAGCGCGAGGGATGGGAGGTGGGGGAGGCCGTCGACGGCGCCGAAGCCCTCGAACGTCTGGCCCAGGGTGCCTGGAGCCTCGTCATCACTGATCTCAAGATGCCGAACCTCGACGGCTTGGGCCTGCTGGAGCAAACGGCGGCCCGCCATCCCGATCTCCCCGTCGTCTTAATCACCGCCCACGGCACGATTGAGACCGCTGTCACGGCGATGAAGCGCGGAGCATTCGATTATATTACCAAGCCGTTCGACCAGGAGGAGCTGCTCGCGGTGGTCCGAAAGGCGCTCGCCACCGGGGAGCGCCAGGGGCGGGAACTGCGGCGGCCGGGACCGATCGGGACGGCGTCTGAGATCATCGGCGCTTCCCCCGCCATTCAGGCAATGTTGAAGATGATCGATCGGGTGGCGGACAGCCCCTCCTCCGTATTAATCCAAGGGGAGACCGGCACCGGCAAAGAATTAATCGCGAGGGCGCTTCATCAGAAAAGCCAGCGTGCTTCAAAGCCATTTATCGCTGTCAACTGCGGAGCGATCCCCGAGAACCTGATGGAGAGTGAATTCTTCGGCTATGAGAAGGGGGCTTTCACCGGCGCCGCCTCCAGTAAACCCGGGCGGTTTGAGCTTGCCGACGGCGGCACCCTCTTTCTCGATGAAATCGGGGAGCTGCCGAAGCCGATGCAGGTGAAGTTACTGCGGGTGCTGCAGGAGCAGACGCTCGAGCGGGTCGGGGGGGTGAAAACGATCCGGGTTGATGTCCGTCTCCTCTCTGCGACACATCAAGATCTGAAGCTGAAGATCAAGGAGGGGAGCTTTCGCGAGGACCTCTACTACCGGCTCAATACAGTGACCCTCAAGCTCCCCGCGCTGAGAGAGCGGAAGGAAGATCTGCCACTCCTGACGGATCACTTGCTTCGAAAGTACAGCGAACGGCTTCGTCGTCCACTCCGTGGGATGAGCCCCGAAGCACAGGCCGCCCTGAGCATCTATGACTATCCAGGAAATATTCGCGAGTTGGAGAACGTCATCGAGCGTGGCGTGCTTCTCTCGCAAGGCCCGCTGCTTCGCTTGGAAGACCTTCCAGAGGAACTACACTGTACTCCCTCGCTGACAGCGACAGAGGAGTCGTCCTCGCCCGATCGGATCAAGGAGCGGATGAAATCGATCAAAGGGCAAATGGAGCGAGAGATGATCGTGGCCGCGCTGCACGAGACCGGGGGAAACGTTACGCTGGCGGCCAAGCAACTGGGCTTAAGCCGAAAGGGGCTGCAACTGAAGATGAAGGCCTATCAGATCAGAAGAGAGGAATGA
- a CDS encoding ATP-binding protein — protein MTSSFLLQFSLIAGTGCLALALLVFQQNPAGSVHRKFSQLSLALALWNIGYYLREVTQSPSWDFVLFLGTFSIPGAAFDFGSAYLKSERQSWVRKTRFAIYLIGFLFYLTVFTPFFDWPAWNMAALAFILPTLAFSLWRLKRRMDAIHHPIQKRQLQVLFYGGCIAALFSPTDFLFSLGVPIPRLGSVATVVYLYFVATGILRYHLLDLQEVMQREQMAVIGEMSAGLAHEVRNPLATIKGAIQYLDPKKFSGEEREFLEIVLEETHRLNDVVARFLDYARPLKKDLSIEPIDQLVGKTVALIQRGTPSDCVVDFKANVSSVAIEIDRGQIEQVLINLLTNAVEAMPEGGLVEITGRLQEERFILSVRDTGKGISPEMQAKLFHPFSTSKEKGVGLGLAICRRIIEGHGGAIRVASPGEGGTEFILDLPLRQGRKEI, from the coding sequence GTGACGAGTTCCTTTTTGCTGCAATTTTCCCTGATTGCGGGGACAGGGTGTCTTGCGCTGGCGTTGTTGGTCTTCCAGCAGAACCCGGCCGGGTCGGTCCATCGAAAATTCTCCCAACTCTCCCTGGCGCTCGCCCTCTGGAATATCGGCTACTATCTTCGGGAGGTGACCCAATCGCCGTCGTGGGACTTCGTCCTCTTTCTGGGAACCTTCTCGATTCCCGGCGCGGCGTTCGATTTCGGCAGCGCCTATCTGAAGAGCGAGCGGCAGAGTTGGGTCCGAAAAACCCGATTTGCGATCTATCTGATCGGCTTTCTCTTTTATCTGACTGTTTTCACCCCGTTCTTTGATTGGCCGGCCTGGAATATGGCCGCTCTCGCCTTTATCCTTCCGACGCTGGCTTTCTCGCTTTGGCGGCTGAAGCGCCGGATGGACGCCATTCATCATCCGATCCAGAAGCGGCAGCTGCAGGTGCTCTTCTACGGCGGCTGCATTGCAGCGCTCTTCAGCCCGACCGATTTTCTCTTCTCGCTGGGAGTTCCGATTCCGCGGCTTGGAAGTGTCGCCACCGTAGTCTATCTCTACTTCGTCGCGACCGGGATTCTCCGATATCATCTGCTGGATCTACAGGAGGTGATGCAGCGGGAGCAGATGGCGGTGATCGGCGAGATGTCGGCGGGACTTGCGCACGAGGTCAGAAACCCGCTCGCCACCATTAAAGGGGCGATTCAGTACCTTGATCCGAAGAAGTTCTCCGGAGAAGAGCGGGAGTTTTTGGAAATCGTGTTAGAGGAAACGCATCGTCTCAACGACGTGGTCGCGCGCTTTCTCGATTATGCCCGCCCCTTAAAGAAAGATCTCTCCATCGAACCAATCGATCAGCTGGTTGGGAAGACAGTGGCGCTGATTCAGCGCGGGACTCCCTCGGATTGTGTCGTGGATTTTAAGGCCAACGTTTCCTCCGTCGCGATCGAAATCGATCGGGGTCAGATCGAGCAGGTCTTGATCAATCTGCTGACGAATGCGGTCGAGGCGATGCCCGAAGGGGGATTGGTCGAGATCACCGGCCGCTTGCAGGAGGAGCGATTCATCCTCTCGGTGAGAGATACCGGAAAGGGAATCTCTCCGGAGATGCAGGCCAAGCTCTTTCATCCCTTTTCGACTTCCAAAGAAAAAGGGGTGGGGTTGGGCCTTGCGATCTGCAGGCGAATTATCGAAGGGCATGGGGGAGCGATTCGTGTCGCCTCTCCAGGTGAGGGGGGGACTGAGTTTATCCTCGATCTTCCCCTCCGGCAGGGTCGAAAGGAGATATAG
- a CDS encoding amidohydrolase family protein codes for MDPARTGCTLSKVSERRLVGRYLRWKNGIRATDPAEQAEAVLQTQWLAMIEQTKHVDQLVILAHDAVFDRNGERLEDQTHFYIPNNYVLALAREHPRLLPAASIHPYRKDALEELDRVVEEGAVLIKWLPNTQGFDPMDRKNIPFFKKLLEHQIPLLCHTGPEFALKPLDQSLGHPSRLLLALEEGVTVIAAHGGGWGWLPGFGLSASLRCS; via the coding sequence TTGGATCCAGCCCGGACCGGATGCACCCTCTCAAAGGTCTCAGAGCGTCGTCTCGTCGGCCGCTATCTTCGCTGGAAAAACGGGATTCGGGCAACAGATCCGGCCGAGCAAGCGGAGGCCGTTTTACAGACGCAGTGGCTTGCGATGATCGAGCAGACGAAACATGTCGATCAGCTCGTCATCCTGGCCCATGATGCGGTCTTCGACCGAAATGGCGAGCGGCTGGAAGATCAGACCCATTTTTACATCCCGAATAATTATGTTTTGGCATTGGCCCGGGAGCACCCGCGGCTTCTGCCGGCCGCGTCGATCCACCCTTACCGAAAAGACGCGCTGGAGGAGCTCGACCGGGTGGTCGAGGAAGGAGCGGTTTTAATTAAATGGCTTCCGAACACGCAAGGTTTTGATCCGATGGATCGGAAGAACATCCCCTTCTTCAAAAAGCTCCTGGAGCATCAAATCCCGCTCCTCTGTCATACGGGACCGGAATTTGCCCTCAAGCCGCTCGATCAATCGTTGGGTCATCCCTCGCGCCTCCTGCTTGCTCTCGAAGAGGGGGTCACCGTCATTGCCGCCCATGGGGGAGGATGGGGCTGGCTTCCGGGGTTCGGATTAAGCGCTTCGTTGAGATGCTCTTAA
- a CDS encoding ferritin-like domain-containing protein produces MNFRKTDWQAEGIEYHNIQKEKVLDNNILFYSVVGSSFLESTVGFITQNLITFYRDDEEVRSWLHMIWDPEEMNHGRAMKYYVQSVWPDYDWEAAYASFYEEYSRFCQLELLRPTKALEMLARCMTETEAAMYYRAASAYCPEPILKDLLMKMYRDEVKHYKHFLQYFKRFNMTERNGLWRLSKTMLKRNTIVAEEDIDITFRHIHVGWKKTTPFEPLSSDTLGKAMTAISKEYFPYDVARRMLFKPLETESRWRNLIVKGLEFHVTRRIPGFA; encoded by the coding sequence ATGAATTTTCGAAAAACGGATTGGCAGGCGGAAGGAATTGAATATCATAACATTCAAAAAGAGAAGGTCTTAGACAATAATATTCTGTTCTACAGCGTCGTAGGCTCCTCCTTTTTGGAAAGCACGGTCGGCTTCATTACTCAAAACCTGATTACTTTCTACCGAGACGATGAAGAGGTCCGCTCATGGCTTCATATGATCTGGGATCCTGAGGAGATGAATCATGGCCGAGCAATGAAGTATTACGTCCAGTCGGTCTGGCCGGACTATGACTGGGAGGCCGCGTATGCTTCTTTCTATGAGGAATACTCGAGATTCTGCCAGTTGGAGTTGCTTCGACCGACGAAGGCGTTAGAAATGCTGGCACGATGCATGACCGAAACGGAAGCCGCGATGTACTACAGGGCGGCGAGTGCTTATTGCCCCGAGCCGATCCTCAAAGATCTCCTCATGAAGATGTATCGGGACGAGGTAAAACATTACAAGCATTTCCTCCAGTACTTTAAACGCTTCAATATGACGGAGCGAAACGGTCTCTGGAGGCTTTCTAAAACGATGTTGAAAAGAAACACGATTGTTGCCGAAGAGGATATCGATATCACCTTCCGCCACATTCATGTCGGCTGGAAGAAGACTACCCCCTTTGAGCCTCTCTCCTCGGACACTCTCGGGAAGGCGATGACGGCAATCTCAAAAGAGTACTTCCCCTATGACGTGGCCAGACGGATGCTTTTCAAGCCGCTTGAGACCGAGTCCAGATGGAGAAATTTGATCGTCAAAGGCTTGGAGTTTCATGTGACTCGCCGCATTCCGGGATTTGCATGA
- a CDS encoding DUF2238 domain-containing protein: protein MARSETKGKKERRIMIAIVLLGLILSGIDPYDRPTWWMEVFPVLIGLPILILTYDRFPLTPLAYRLITIHALILMLGGHYTYARVPLGFWIQDLFDFARNHYDRIGHFAQGFVPAIIAREVLLRNSPLYPGKMLFFLVACVCLAISASYEFIEWWAAIAGGEAADAFLGTQGDVWDTQWDMFLALIGSLTAQLTLGRLHDKQLGQMKE from the coding sequence ATGGCAAGAAGCGAAACAAAGGGCAAAAAAGAGCGGCGCATCATGATCGCCATTGTCCTTCTTGGCCTGATTCTATCCGGTATTGATCCATATGATCGGCCGACCTGGTGGATGGAGGTGTTTCCGGTCCTCATTGGCCTCCCCATTCTAATTCTCACCTACGACCGGTTTCCGCTAACCCCTCTTGCCTACCGATTGATCACCATCCATGCGCTGATTCTGATGTTAGGGGGACATTACACCTACGCACGTGTCCCACTTGGCTTCTGGATACAGGATCTCTTCGATTTTGCGCGGAACCATTACGATCGCATCGGGCACTTCGCACAAGGGTTTGTTCCGGCGATCATTGCACGGGAAGTTCTTCTTCGGAACTCCCCCCTCTACCCCGGAAAAATGCTCTTCTTTCTTGTCGCCTGCGTCTGTCTTGCGATCAGCGCCTCTTATGAGTTCATCGAATGGTGGGCGGCGATCGCCGGCGGAGAAGCGGCCGATGCTTTTTTGGGTACTCAGGGGGATGTCTGGGATACCCAATGGGATATGTTCCTTGCCCTGATCGGCTCGCTGACCGCCCAACTGACCCTTGGCCGCCTTCATGACAAGCAGCTGGGACAGATGAAAGAATAA
- a CDS encoding DUF2339 domain-containing protein, with amino-acid sequence MRTKGYAITVHTLAAAGIGILYADIFAAHALYHFIEASLAFPFMSLVTVLAFLLAVRLDTRYVAILGMVGGFLTPPLLSTGEDRPFGLFAYVALLDMGLTAVAIRKRWGFLVAMGAVGTVLMQIGWVERFFDPSKVEIAMAILLFFSFFFIGIDLVARRRDAEDQWIFKPAAILPLISMLYTGYFMGYPALAARPWLLFTFLFLLDAGIAGLALYRDDFRKVQLAAGAISFLFLSVWTAGFLTQDLLPWALFFYLLFAALHAALPVALQKVRPSTSPWIWSYLYPVLMLIPIMISISKAIISPFWIWPIVFLIDLIAIVVAILGGVLWVLFSVVIATFILSALWLTQLTDTTALSGLLFVVVLFSVGFYLLGIYIMRRQKKSFVSASVGLKPEWPMDANTLSHLPALSAILPYSLLIMACLHLPLESPGTLFGMGLLFAMLLFGLVVYYRAEMLSMVAMGCGLLLQYTWHFSRYDPVNHPLVPLPWYLIYFTLFAIFPFFFQKRMRDLLLPWVAAACVGPGSFYLVYQAIVSSFGDAVIGLLPALYAVIYLAGLYDIRRDIPKESPHYLTQLALFGGISLFFISLIFPLQFEKEWLTLGWALEGIALVWLYRRIPHEGLKIWGGALLLIVFVRLAMNPAVLDYHPRAALPILNWYLYTYGVATICLLLAARLWRPANEGVMGKPIAPTLAGLGVILAFLLLNIEIADFFSTGSTLTFQFSGSFALDLTYTLGWAIFGLTLLSIGIRVNQRGARLGGVGLLAVTIGKLFLHDLWRLGQLYRVGAFLGLAAVLILASFLYQRYLQQQNKPEARS; translated from the coding sequence ATGAGGACGAAAGGGTATGCAATCACCGTCCACACGCTCGCGGCTGCCGGCATCGGCATTCTCTATGCCGACATCTTTGCGGCCCATGCCCTGTATCACTTCATCGAAGCATCACTCGCTTTTCCCTTCATGAGCCTGGTGACGGTTCTTGCCTTTCTACTCGCAGTTCGGCTCGATACCCGGTATGTCGCGATCCTCGGTATGGTGGGCGGCTTCCTGACCCCTCCCCTCCTCTCCACAGGAGAGGATCGTCCGTTCGGGCTCTTTGCCTACGTTGCGCTTCTTGACATGGGACTTACCGCCGTGGCGATTCGAAAACGTTGGGGGTTCCTTGTCGCAATGGGTGCAGTCGGAACGGTCCTGATGCAGATAGGCTGGGTAGAGCGGTTCTTTGACCCTTCCAAGGTCGAGATCGCGATGGCGATTCTTCTCTTCTTTTCATTCTTCTTCATTGGAATCGATCTGGTGGCTAGGCGACGCGACGCGGAGGATCAATGGATCTTTAAGCCAGCGGCCATACTGCCACTGATCTCAATGCTCTATACCGGCTACTTTATGGGCTATCCGGCGCTTGCCGCTCGTCCGTGGCTACTTTTTACTTTCCTTTTCCTGCTTGACGCGGGAATCGCCGGTTTAGCACTCTATAGGGATGATTTCCGCAAGGTGCAGTTGGCGGCAGGTGCAATCAGTTTCCTCTTCCTTTCGGTCTGGACAGCCGGTTTTCTGACACAGGATCTTCTCCCCTGGGCTCTTTTCTTTTATCTTCTTTTCGCAGCCCTTCATGCAGCGCTACCGGTGGCACTCCAGAAGGTCCGGCCGTCCACTTCCCCTTGGATCTGGAGTTATCTCTATCCGGTACTGATGCTGATCCCAATCATGATATCCATCTCTAAAGCAATCATTTCTCCCTTCTGGATTTGGCCGATCGTTTTCCTCATTGATCTTATTGCAATTGTCGTCGCGATTCTCGGAGGGGTACTCTGGGTCCTCTTTAGTGTGGTCATTGCCACGTTCATCCTCTCAGCGCTCTGGCTAACGCAGTTAACCGACACCACAGCGCTTTCCGGTCTGCTCTTCGTCGTCGTGCTTTTCTCCGTCGGTTTCTATCTACTCGGCATCTACATCATGCGTCGGCAGAAGAAGTCTTTTGTATCTGCCTCGGTTGGGCTAAAACCGGAGTGGCCGATGGATGCGAATACTCTCTCGCACCTCCCCGCGCTCTCGGCGATTCTCCCTTATTCACTTCTGATAATGGCCTGTTTGCATCTTCCCCTAGAGAGCCCGGGGACCCTCTTCGGAATGGGACTTCTCTTCGCGATGCTCCTCTTCGGCTTGGTCGTGTACTATCGAGCGGAGATGCTCTCCATGGTTGCCATGGGCTGCGGACTTCTGCTGCAATATACTTGGCACTTCAGCCGGTATGATCCGGTCAATCATCCGTTGGTTCCGCTTCCTTGGTATCTGATCTATTTCACGCTCTTTGCCATTTTCCCCTTTTTCTTCCAAAAGCGAATGCGCGATCTGCTGCTTCCCTGGGTGGCTGCGGCCTGCGTGGGTCCCGGCTCTTTTTATCTGGTCTATCAGGCCATTGTTTCCTCTTTCGGAGATGCCGTGATCGGTCTCCTCCCCGCGCTCTATGCCGTGATTTATCTTGCAGGCTTGTACGACATCCGCCGCGACATTCCAAAAGAATCACCCCACTACCTGACCCAGCTGGCCCTCTTCGGCGGGATTTCTCTTTTTTTCATCAGTTTGATCTTCCCGCTGCAGTTTGAGAAAGAGTGGTTGACGCTGGGGTGGGCGCTGGAGGGGATCGCATTGGTTTGGCTTTATCGAAGAATCCCGCACGAGGGACTTAAAATCTGGGGAGGCGCACTGCTTCTCATCGTTTTTGTACGGCTGGCGATGAACCCCGCTGTGCTGGATTATCACCCCCGAGCCGCGCTCCCGATCTTGAATTGGTATCTCTATACCTATGGTGTCGCAACGATATGTTTATTATTGGCGGCGCGGCTCTGGCGACCCGCAAATGAAGGGGTGATGGGAAAACCGATTGCACCCACACTCGCTGGACTGGGGGTGATCTTAGCCTTCCTATTACTGAACATCGAGATTGCCGATTTCTTCAGCACGGGGTCGACGCTAACCTTTCAATTCTCCGGAAGCTTTGCGCTTGACCTCACCTATACGCTCGGCTGGGCCATTTTCGGCCTTACCTTGCTTAGCATCGGGATTCGGGTAAATCAACGCGGGGCGCGACTCGGCGGGGTGGGACTCCTCGCGGTCACCATCGGGAAACTCTTTCTACATGATCTCTGGCGCTTAGGTCAGCTCTACCGGGTGGGGGCTTTTCTGGGGTTGGCTGCCGTTTTGATCCTCGCCTCTTTCCTCTATCAGCGCTATCTGCAACAACAGAACAAGCCGGAGGCTCGCTCGTGA